The DNA window TGATGATCGGCGACCCATCCCAGTCACCGAACAGTCGTTCGACCTCCGACTTGAGCGTGATGAAGTCCACGTCGCCGGCGAACGACAGGATCGCTCCGCGGGCATGGAACCGCTTGGCATAATCCTGACGGATGCGGTCGACGGTCAACGCCTTCAGCTCCGACTCCACACCCAGCGAGTTTCGGCCGAACGGGAACGGGAAGTGCCGCTCGCGCAGCGCGATCAGCATCTTCTGCTTCGGGTCGTCGTCGATGCCGGCAATCGCCTGCAACGACAGGTCGCGGGCGGCCTCAAACCCGTCCTCGGGCAAATGGGCCCGGCGGACGATGTCGGCGTAGGTGGGTAACCCCGCCATCACCCGCGACGACAACGCCGCGCAGCCCAGCCGGGTGTGATACAAGCCCGACGAACTGGACCGCTGAAGGCCGAGCCGATCAAGGTGGTCGGTCAACTCTCTGCTGTCGAGCTTCCCGGCACCTCGCAAAATAAGGTCTGACAGGACGTTAGCCGATCCACCGGCGTCGGCAGGGTCATTGCTGGTCCCGGCGGGCACCAGGAACGACATCGCCGCCGACTGCACCGCCGGCATACGCTCGGCGAGCAGGGTCAGACCGTTCGGAAACACATGCTGGAAAAAGCGTTCGGCCAATTCGGCGGCTCCTTTCGCCCGGCGAGTCGCGACCCGCGGCGAAATCAGTTTCACTCCAAAGCAGCGGCTCCACCAGCCGTCCTTCACCCAAACCTGCGACCATGACAATCTGACATGATCCGGTTGAAGTCGATTATAGGCGGCGACGCCCCGGGCGAAAGTGGACCGAGCCCATGATCGCCCGAACGCCAAACGAACCCAAGATCGCCGAACGAACCCGACATCGCCAAACGAACCCGAGGAAGCAAGTGTGCGATATCCAGTCGGATACGACGCGGAAGACGGCTCACTTCGTAGCGATCTATTCAGCCGAACGAACCCAAGACGCGATCGACTCCCTCGCCGAACGAACTCGACAATGTTGTCTGAATAACATTGGATGAGCCTTCTTAGGCGATAGGCCCGGACCAATGGGCCATATCACTTAATTGCCTTATGTGCAGCGTCTTCAAGTTCCGCTGAACCGCCGCGCGGTTACCATCACCGCGGAAAAGCATCCGACCGCGTTGCGTCGTCAACCCAATCCTGTCATTATATGTTAGCATCTTGTACGGTCAACAGATTGGTCGGCGTACACTCGCAATTTGAAACGCCGAGCACAAACTGTGCAGACGATGGCTGATCCCGCAGACCGGTTGGTGGGCGAATCGGTTCTCCGGAAGA is part of the Humisphaera borealis genome and encodes:
- a CDS encoding M16 family metallopeptidase translates to MAERFFQHVFPNGLTLLAERMPAVQSAAMSFLVPAGTSNDPADAGGSANVLSDLILRGAGKLDSRELTDHLDRLGLQRSSSSGLYHTRLGCAALSSRVMAGLPTYADIVRRAHLPEDGFEAARDLSLQAIAGIDDDPKQKMLIALRERHFPFPFGRNSLGVESELKALTVDRIRQDYAKRFHARGAILSFAGDVDFITLKSEVERLFGDWDGSPIITLPGKPAVRGVHHQDQQSEQTHIGIAWPSILETDPDYYTVRLAVEVLSGGMSGRLFTEVREKRGLVYSVWAGYSSLKEVGSILAYAGTSNDRAQKTLDTMLAEFQRLTEGVTPAELQRAKTGLKAATIMQGESSGARAGAIAHDWFIRGRIRTLDEIKDAIDSVTVEKVNAYLKANPPGPYTIVTVGPKPLEVGR